The following coding sequences lie in one Rhizobium rhododendri genomic window:
- the sufB gene encoding Fe-S cluster assembly protein SufB, translated as MAAVQETIDQVRLIDVDQYKYGFETIIEMDKAPKGLSEEIIHFISAKKQEPEWMLEWRLDAYRRWLTMEEPTWARVDYPKIDFNDIYYYAAPKSTPGPKSIDDVDPELLKVYEKLGIPLREQEILAGVQTSRIAVDAVFDSVSVVTTFKEELKKAGVIFMSISEAIREHPDLIKQYLGTVVPTTDNYYATLNAAVFTDGSFVFIPKGVRCPMELSTYFRINEKGTGQFERTLIIAEEGAYVSYLEGCTAPQRDENQLHAAVVELVALDDAQIKYSTVQNWYPGDKDGKGGIYNFVTKRGDCRGARSKISWTQVETGSAITWKYPSCILRGDDSRGEFYSIAVSNGHQQIDSGTKMIHLGKNTSSRIVSKGIAAGVSQNTYRGQVSAHRKATNARNFTQCDSLLIGDRCGAHTVPYIEAKNSSAQFEHEATTSKISEDQLFYCLQRGIPTEEAIALIVNGFVKEVLQELPMEFAIEAQKLISISLEGSVG; from the coding sequence ATGGCTGCCGTCCAGGAAACGATCGATCAGGTGCGCCTGATTGATGTGGACCAATACAAGTATGGTTTCGAGACCATCATCGAAATGGACAAGGCACCCAAGGGCCTTTCCGAAGAGATTATCCATTTCATTTCTGCCAAGAAGCAGGAACCGGAATGGATGCTCGAATGGCGTCTCGATGCCTATCGTCGCTGGTTGACGATGGAGGAGCCGACATGGGCCCGCGTCGACTATCCGAAGATCGATTTCAATGACATCTACTATTACGCCGCGCCGAAGAGCACGCCGGGACCGAAGTCTATCGACGACGTCGATCCTGAGCTGCTGAAGGTCTACGAGAAGCTTGGTATCCCTTTGCGCGAGCAGGAAATCCTTGCCGGTGTCCAGACTTCGCGGATCGCCGTCGATGCTGTGTTCGACAGCGTCTCGGTGGTGACGACGTTCAAGGAAGAGCTAAAGAAGGCCGGCGTGATCTTCATGTCGATCTCGGAGGCCATTCGCGAGCATCCGGATCTCATCAAGCAGTATCTCGGCACAGTTGTGCCGACCACCGACAACTATTATGCGACGCTCAACGCGGCGGTATTCACAGACGGCTCGTTCGTGTTCATTCCGAAGGGCGTTCGCTGCCCGATGGAGCTGTCGACCTATTTCCGCATCAACGAGAAGGGCACCGGCCAGTTCGAGCGGACGCTGATCATTGCCGAAGAGGGGGCCTATGTGTCCTACCTCGAAGGCTGCACCGCACCGCAGCGCGACGAAAACCAGCTGCATGCGGCTGTCGTCGAGCTGGTGGCGCTGGACGATGCGCAGATCAAATATTCGACCGTGCAGAACTGGTATCCGGGCGACAAGGACGGCAAGGGCGGCATCTACAACTTCGTCACCAAGCGCGGCGATTGCCGCGGCGCACGCTCCAAGATCTCCTGGACGCAGGTCGAGACAGGTTCCGCCATCACCTGGAAGTATCCGTCATGCATCCTGCGCGGCGATGACAGCCGTGGCGAGTTCTATTCGATTGCGGTCTCCAACGGTCACCAGCAGATCGACAGCGGCACCAAGATGATCCATCTCGGCAAGAACACGTCGAGCCGCATCGTCTCCAAGGGCATTGCTGCCGGCGTCTCGCAGAACACCTACCGTGGCCAGGTTTCGGCCCATCGCAAGGCGACCAACGCCCGAAACTTCACCCAGTGCGACTCGCTTCTGATCGGCGACCGCTGCGGCGCGCACACCGTGCCCTATATCGAGGCGAAGAATTCCTCGGCGCAGTTCGAGCATGAAGCGACGACCTCGAAGATCTCCGAGGACCAGCTGTTCTACTGCCTGCAGCGCGGTATCCCGACCGAAGAGGCCATCGCCCTGATCGTCAACGGCTTCGTCAAGGAAGTCCTGCAGGAACTGCCGATGGAATTTGCGATCGAAGCGCAGAAGCTGATCTCGATTTCGCTTGAGGGCAGTGTGGGTTGA
- a CDS encoding cysteine desulfurase family protein produces MAASRLYLDWNATAPLHPAAREAMLRGLDLFGNPNSVHGEGRATRAAIEAARRDVAVLTGADPAHVIFTSGATEAANMVLTPEFRMGRTPLAVGHLYVSAIEHPALREGGRFAKDRVSEIPVTFDGVVDLVALETMLSGHDKAQGLPMVAIMLANNETGILQPVRAAAEIVRRHGGIFVVDAVQGVGRVKTDINEIGADFMIVSSHKIGGPKGAGALVSRGEIMMPKPLIHGGGQEKGHRSGTENSLAVIGFGAAAAAATAEFQSRNAAVLALRDRLEGGMRDAADDVIIHGEGQPRVPNTTFFTLPGLKAETGQIAFDLEGVALSAGSACSAGKLGESHVLVAMGRDPRLGALRISLGFDTKNDDIDRVLAAFAKIAGRRRLSGVAA; encoded by the coding sequence ATGGCGGCATCACGCCTCTATCTTGACTGGAATGCCACCGCCCCGCTCCATCCGGCGGCGCGGGAGGCGATGCTGCGTGGACTCGATCTTTTCGGCAACCCCAACTCTGTTCATGGCGAAGGCCGCGCCACGCGCGCTGCCATCGAGGCCGCCAGACGCGACGTGGCTGTCCTGACAGGTGCTGACCCGGCGCATGTGATTTTCACCAGCGGCGCCACCGAGGCAGCCAACATGGTGCTGACGCCCGAGTTTCGCATGGGCCGCACGCCGCTCGCCGTTGGCCACCTCTACGTCTCGGCTATCGAGCATCCGGCATTGCGCGAAGGCGGGCGGTTTGCAAAGGACCGCGTCAGCGAAATTCCGGTGACGTTCGATGGCGTTGTCGATCTCGTCGCGCTGGAGACCATGCTCTCCGGCCATGACAAGGCACAAGGCCTGCCGATGGTCGCAATCATGCTCGCCAATAACGAGACGGGCATCCTTCAGCCGGTCCGGGCGGCAGCAGAGATTGTGCGCCGCCATGGCGGCATCTTCGTCGTCGATGCTGTCCAGGGTGTCGGTCGGGTGAAGACCGACATCAACGAGATCGGCGCGGATTTTATGATCGTCTCTTCGCACAAGATCGGCGGTCCCAAGGGCGCCGGGGCGCTCGTGTCGCGCGGGGAGATCATGATGCCAAAGCCGCTGATCCATGGCGGTGGCCAGGAGAAGGGTCACAGGTCGGGGACGGAAAATTCGCTGGCGGTGATCGGCTTCGGTGCGGCCGCTGCTGCGGCCACCGCTGAGTTCCAGTCGCGAAATGCGGCCGTTCTGGCATTGCGCGACCGACTGGAGGGAGGCATGCGCGATGCGGCTGATGACGTGATCATTCACGGCGAGGGCCAGCCGCGTGTGCCGAACACGACATTCTTCACGCTGCCCGGGCTGAAGGCTGAAACCGGGCAGATTGCCTTCGATCTCGAGGGCGTTGCGCTCTCGGCGGGCTCTGCCTGCTCGGCGGGCAAGCTGGGCGAGAGCCACGTGCTGGTGGCGATGGGTCGCGATCCACGTCTCGGCGCATTGCGTATATCGCTTGGTTTCGACACGAAAAATGACGACATCGACCGGGTGCTCGCAGCGTTTGCGAAAATTGCCGGGAGGCGAAGGCTTTCCGGGGTTGCGGCTTGA
- a CDS encoding alpha/beta hydrolase: protein MPEVIFNGPAGRLEGRYQPSKEKSAPIALVLHPHPQFGGTMNNQIVYQLFYMFQKRGFTTLRFNFRSIGRSQGEFDHGGGELSDAASALDWVQSLHPDSKSCWIAGYSFGSWIGMQLLMRRPEIEGFMSIAPQPNTYDFSFLAPCPSSGLIINGDADKVAPEKDVNVLVDKLKSQKGILITHKVVPGANHFFSGQVDTLMGECEDYLDRRLNGELVPEPAAKRIR, encoded by the coding sequence ATGCCCGAAGTCATTTTCAACGGCCCCGCTGGCCGCCTTGAGGGCCGCTATCAGCCATCCAAGGAAAAAAGCGCACCGATCGCTCTCGTCCTTCATCCGCATCCGCAGTTTGGCGGAACGATGAACAACCAGATCGTCTACCAGCTGTTCTACATGTTCCAGAAGCGCGGTTTCACCACCTTGCGCTTCAATTTCCGCAGCATTGGCCGCAGCCAGGGCGAATTCGACCACGGCGGCGGCGAACTGTCGGATGCAGCCTCGGCGCTCGACTGGGTACAGAGCCTGCACCCCGATTCGAAAAGCTGCTGGATCGCCGGCTATTCCTTCGGTTCGTGGATCGGTATGCAGCTTCTGATGCGCCGCCCGGAAATCGAAGGCTTCATGTCGATTGCGCCGCAGCCGAACACCTATGATTTCTCCTTCCTCGCCCCCTGCCCGTCGTCCGGCCTGATCATAAACGGCGATGCCGACAAGGTAGCCCCGGAGAAGGATGTCAACGTGCTGGTCGACAAGCTGAAGTCGCAGAAGGGCATCCTAATCACCCACAAGGTCGTGCCGGGCGCCAACCACTTCTTCAGTGGCCAGGTCGATACGCTGATGGGCGAATGCGAGGACTACCTCGATCGGCGCCTCAACGGTGAACTGGTGCCGGAACCGGCCGCCAAGCGCATCCGCTGA
- a CDS encoding anhydro-N-acetylmuramic acid kinase, translating to MTKTRTAIGLMSGTSMDGIDIALLRTDGRDVVERGASLYIPYDDELRGRWKKALETAKVIQDRRERPGDLGAAEQALTLCHAAAVKSFLMRNGLSPADVDVIGFHGQTVLHRPDEGLTVQIGDGPLLAAETGIDVVYDMRANDMVAGGQGAPLIPIYHAALSANLPPELAVPVVFVNIGGISNLTYVAEDGALSACDSGPGNMLIDQWIEAHTGKAYDRNGETAARGTVSPPLVRRYLDSPFFSANMRRSLDRSDFLPPVKGEVSLADGARTLAHVTAASILKLAGYLPQPPKTYVVCGGGRLNPVIMAEFSELAEEQGARVVAAEAAGFDGGSMEAEAWAYLAVRSLEGLPLTYPGTTGVSVPVTGGILVRHG from the coding sequence ATGACGAAGACAAGAACGGCAATCGGGCTGATGAGTGGCACGTCGATGGACGGGATCGATATCGCCTTGCTGCGCACCGACGGACGAGACGTCGTGGAGCGCGGGGCGAGCCTCTATATTCCGTACGACGACGAACTGCGCGGCCGCTGGAAAAAAGCACTGGAGACGGCCAAGGTAATCCAGGATCGGCGCGAACGGCCGGGCGATCTCGGTGCTGCCGAACAGGCGCTGACGCTCTGCCATGCGGCGGCCGTCAAATCCTTCCTGATGCGCAACGGCCTGTCGCCCGCCGACGTCGACGTCATAGGCTTTCACGGCCAGACCGTGCTGCATCGCCCGGACGAGGGGCTGACGGTGCAGATCGGCGACGGGCCGCTGCTGGCTGCGGAGACTGGCATCGATGTCGTCTACGACATGCGTGCCAACGACATGGTAGCGGGCGGACAAGGCGCGCCGCTGATCCCGATCTACCATGCGGCGCTGTCGGCCAACCTGCCGCCGGAACTCGCAGTACCGGTGGTGTTCGTCAACATCGGTGGTATTTCCAACCTCACCTACGTTGCCGAGGATGGCGCGCTTTCCGCCTGCGACAGCGGTCCCGGCAACATGCTGATCGACCAGTGGATCGAGGCCCATACCGGCAAGGCCTACGATCGCAATGGCGAGACCGCCGCCAGGGGCACGGTGTCTCCGCCGCTGGTGCGCCGCTATCTCGACAGCCCGTTCTTTTCCGCCAACATGCGCCGGTCTCTCGACCGCAGCGACTTCCTGCCGCCGGTCAAGGGTGAAGTCTCGCTTGCCGATGGCGCGCGGACCCTGGCGCATGTCACTGCTGCGTCCATCCTGAAGCTCGCGGGCTATCTGCCGCAGCCGCCGAAAACCTATGTCGTCTGCGGTGGCGGTCGGCTGAACCCGGTAATCATGGCCGAGTTTTCCGAACTGGCGGAAGAGCAAGGCGCCCGCGTCGTTGCTGCTGAAGCGGCCGGCTTCGATGGTGGCAGCATGGAGGCGGAAGCCTGGGCCTATCTCGCGGTCCGCTCGCTGGAGGGATTGCCGCTGACCTATCCGGGAACCACGGGTGTCAGCGTCCCGGTGACCGGTGGTATACTGGTACGCCACGGGTAA
- the tyrS gene encoding tyrosine--tRNA ligase, which yields MAEFKSDFLHTLQERGFIHQVSDEAGLDTLFAKETVTAYIGFDPTAPSLHAGSLIQIMMLHWLQATGHRAISLMGGGTGMVGDPSFKEESRQLMTVDTIEGNIASIKQVFSNYLNYGNGNNDALMINNAEWLRSLNYLEFLRDVGRHFSVNRMLAFDSVKTRLEREQSLSFLEFNYMILQAYDFVELAKRYDCRLQMGGSDQWGNIVNGIDLGHRMGTPQLYALTSPLLTTSSGAKMGKSANGAIWLNADMLSAYDFWQYWRNTEDADVARFLKLYTTLPMDEVSRLATLGGAELNDVKKILATEVTALLHGRAAAEQAAETARKTFEEGGIAENLPSIDVPSADLEAGIGLLSLIVRAGLATSNGEARRHVQGGAVRINDQQVTDERQAIGTGNVTADGIIKLSLGKKKHMLIRPQG from the coding sequence ATGGCCGAATTCAAATCCGATTTCCTGCACACTCTTCAAGAGCGCGGCTTCATCCACCAGGTTTCAGATGAGGCCGGCCTGGATACGCTGTTCGCCAAGGAAACCGTCACGGCCTATATCGGGTTCGATCCGACAGCCCCAAGCCTGCATGCTGGATCGCTGATCCAGATCATGATGCTGCATTGGCTGCAGGCCACCGGCCATCGCGCAATCTCGCTGATGGGGGGCGGCACCGGCATGGTCGGCGACCCCTCCTTCAAGGAAGAGTCGCGCCAGTTGATGACGGTCGACACCATCGAAGGTAACATCGCCTCGATCAAGCAAGTGTTCTCCAACTACCTCAACTACGGCAACGGCAACAACGATGCCTTGATGATCAACAATGCCGAATGGCTGCGGTCGCTGAACTACCTCGAATTCTTGCGCGATGTCGGCCGGCATTTCTCGGTCAATCGCATGCTCGCCTTCGACAGCGTCAAGACCCGGCTGGAGCGCGAGCAGTCGCTGTCGTTCCTCGAGTTCAACTACATGATCCTGCAGGCCTACGACTTCGTCGAGCTGGCCAAGCGCTACGACTGCCGGCTGCAGATGGGCGGCTCCGATCAATGGGGCAATATCGTCAACGGCATCGATCTCGGTCACCGCATGGGGACACCGCAGCTCTACGCCCTGACCTCGCCGCTGCTGACGACATCGTCGGGCGCAAAGATGGGCAAGTCGGCGAATGGTGCGATCTGGCTCAATGCCGACATGCTGTCGGCCTACGATTTCTGGCAGTACTGGCGCAACACCGAGGATGCCGACGTCGCACGCTTCCTGAAACTCTACACGACCCTGCCGATGGACGAGGTTTCCCGCCTCGCCACACTCGGCGGCGCTGAGCTAAACGACGTCAAGAAGATCCTTGCAACCGAGGTGACCGCCCTTCTGCACGGCCGCGCCGCTGCCGAACAGGCGGCCGAAACGGCGCGCAAAACCTTCGAGGAAGGCGGCATCGCCGAGAACCTGCCATCGATCGACGTGCCCTCGGCAGATCTGGAGGCTGGCATCGGCCTGTTGTCGCTGATCGTACGCGCGGGCCTTGCAACATCCAACGGCGAAGCACGCCGGCATGTCCAGGGTGGCGCTGTACGCATCAATGATCAGCAGGTTACCGACGAGCGCCAGGCGATCGGCACCGGTAACGTGACTGCCGATGGCATCATCAAGCTCTCTCTCGGCAAGAAGAAGCACATGCTGATCCGCCCGCAGGGCTGA
- a CDS encoding AsmA-like C-terminal region-containing protein, producing MTEGRGGLIRGEKLKFRKKDLVPLDQMPSSQVDDPIIVNSPRRRRRRLGHVWHATRITGVFAIFIVLIAGVVIASIESGIFDEPLSVKAQAALDNAIGPRYKAEVGSTVLRFTSDMQLALEASDVNVVDQETGKHLSTMGAVRMVLDPFALVQGRIAIATVRAKGIALDTALLPQSEPIDVANLRVDSIPTALESAFSNLDFLQHFVERGGTDAVEISGLAVKLARQDGGTPISLVIDQLAFSRPTPNTLRLKGQLSIDGSVASLDVNATQEADRPSSMTAVIRHLDLVPLSMAYDSNGTPRQGITGFADVSLSSTRGASGVDPKLTAAIKVLPGTLYMDRDAQEISGADINLSYNSDRQALEINKSLATFQSTVVPFFGSVIDLDRVDPTAAKGFGVDFRIANATAATSEAGEAPLSFDGHANGRYMTADKELKLDTIGITTPMGSLFGSLRLRIAPGSPEISFGAQAEQLQAAAVKQLWPFWMSPKARTWVQGNLFGGAMSNATISLFIPGGRLAQAAATGNLRLDENEIHLAFDINGSRLNVPGEIPPIRDMTGHFDLKGPVISVDIVKGTSYFPSGRQVAVGPSTFSIPAVYDKPLTAKMKLALSGNGDAVGELLSFKPLSVLQRTEFKPEDFSGKIDADVEATLGLINDQDPPPPVWKASLQLHKVDVLKAFDGRKITNVDGTIDADPQEVHLAADALIDGIPAQIDMVEPTEKGSSIKRERVVDVTLSNQQRETILPGLSDFVDGPLKVKVTRIDENRQDIKIDLTKAALTVPWIGWSKGSGIAANAEFEASGPADQPSLKNFTLKGDGFGATGSIQVGKSGLSSADFSSIKLSSVDDFALSIKRTKGAYDVRVDGNAADIRPILARLKAPSKGDAGGSDKTDATIRAKLDKIIGFNDETIRNVSLVYALNNGKATQADFSGVTRTGQAVVTEMTKGGQSGTFHVTSSDAGSVARFVDVYGHLKGGLLNLNLRADGDDSWDGSIDIRRFSIVNEKKLQSIVTTPAGRDGESLNSAVKHDIDTSAQNFQRGFAHLSIRKGVVSVENGVVRGDQVGATFQGTIKDAKGNTDMTGTFMPAYGLNRLFAEVPIVGFLLGNGTDRGLIGITFKLTGPFDSPNLVINPLSVIAPGIFRQIFEF from the coding sequence CCATCGGACCGCGCTACAAGGCCGAGGTCGGCTCGACGGTGCTGCGGTTCACCTCCGACATGCAACTCGCGCTCGAGGCGAGCGACGTCAATGTCGTCGACCAGGAAACCGGGAAGCACCTCTCGACCATGGGCGCCGTGCGCATGGTTCTCGATCCGTTTGCGCTCGTTCAGGGCCGAATCGCAATCGCAACAGTCCGGGCCAAGGGTATAGCTCTCGACACCGCGCTGCTGCCGCAGAGCGAGCCTATCGATGTCGCCAATCTCCGGGTAGACAGCATCCCGACCGCGCTGGAATCGGCATTCTCCAATCTCGATTTCCTGCAGCATTTCGTTGAACGCGGCGGTACGGATGCCGTCGAGATATCCGGCCTTGCCGTAAAGCTCGCAAGACAGGACGGTGGCACGCCGATTTCGCTGGTGATCGACCAGCTGGCGTTTTCACGTCCGACGCCCAACACGCTGCGCTTGAAAGGCCAGCTATCGATCGACGGCTCAGTGGCGTCGCTGGATGTGAATGCCACCCAGGAGGCCGATCGGCCGTCGTCGATGACGGCCGTGATCCGCCACCTCGATCTGGTGCCGCTGTCGATGGCTTACGATTCGAACGGGACGCCGCGGCAGGGGATTACCGGCTTTGCGGACGTCTCGCTGTCGTCTACCCGTGGCGCATCGGGTGTCGATCCCAAGCTGACAGCCGCCATCAAGGTGCTGCCCGGCACGCTCTATATGGACCGCGATGCGCAGGAGATTTCCGGCGCGGATATCAATCTCAGCTACAATTCGGATCGCCAGGCGCTCGAGATCAACAAGTCGCTGGCGACGTTCCAATCGACGGTCGTGCCGTTTTTCGGTTCGGTTATCGACCTCGACCGGGTCGATCCGACCGCTGCCAAGGGTTTTGGCGTCGATTTCCGGATCGCCAACGCGACGGCAGCGACTTCTGAAGCCGGTGAAGCTCCGCTCAGCTTCGATGGCCATGCCAATGGCCGCTACATGACGGCCGACAAGGAGCTGAAACTCGACACCATCGGCATCACCACGCCGATGGGATCGCTGTTTGGTTCCTTGCGGCTGCGCATTGCGCCGGGTTCGCCGGAAATCAGCTTCGGCGCCCAGGCGGAGCAGCTGCAGGCCGCTGCCGTCAAACAGCTGTGGCCTTTCTGGATGTCGCCTAAAGCGCGCACCTGGGTACAGGGCAACCTGTTCGGCGGGGCCATGAGCAACGCCACGATTTCACTGTTCATTCCCGGCGGGCGGCTTGCCCAGGCGGCGGCAACCGGTAATCTGCGGCTGGACGAAAACGAGATCCATCTGGCTTTCGATATCAACGGTTCGCGCCTCAACGTGCCCGGTGAAATTCCGCCTATCCGCGACATGACGGGTCACTTCGACCTCAAGGGTCCGGTTATTTCTGTCGATATCGTCAAGGGTACGTCGTATTTTCCGTCTGGCCGACAGGTCGCAGTCGGTCCGAGCACCTTTTCCATTCCTGCGGTTTACGACAAGCCGCTGACCGCGAAGATGAAGCTGGCGCTTTCCGGCAATGGCGACGCGGTTGGTGAGTTGCTGAGCTTCAAACCCTTGAGCGTATTGCAGCGCACCGAGTTCAAGCCCGAGGATTTCAGCGGCAAGATCGACGCGGATGTCGAGGCGACGCTTGGCCTGATCAACGATCAGGACCCGCCGCCACCAGTCTGGAAGGCCAGCCTGCAGCTCCACAAGGTCGACGTCCTGAAGGCCTTCGACGGTCGCAAGATCACCAATGTCGACGGTACCATCGATGCCGATCCGCAGGAGGTGCATCTCGCCGCAGACGCGCTTATCGACGGCATCCCGGCGCAAATCGATATGGTCGAGCCAACGGAAAAGGGATCGTCCATCAAGCGTGAGCGCGTTGTCGACGTGACGCTTTCCAATCAGCAGCGGGAGACCATCCTCCCGGGGCTCTCCGATTTCGTCGACGGGCCGCTGAAGGTGAAGGTCACGCGGATCGATGAAAACCGGCAGGACATCAAGATCGACCTGACCAAGGCAGCGCTCACCGTGCCCTGGATCGGCTGGTCGAAGGGAAGCGGTATTGCTGCCAATGCCGAGTTCGAGGCATCGGGGCCGGCCGACCAGCCATCGTTGAAGAACTTCACGCTAAAGGGTGATGGCTTCGGGGCTACCGGCTCCATCCAGGTGGGCAAATCCGGATTGTCATCCGCCGACTTCTCGAGCATCAAGCTATCGTCGGTTGACGATTTCGCCTTGTCGATCAAGCGCACAAAGGGCGCGTACGACGTGAGGGTGGATGGCAACGCCGCCGATATCAGGCCGATCCTGGCGCGATTGAAGGCGCCGAGCAAGGGCGACGCCGGCGGTAGCGACAAGACGGATGCGACGATCCGTGCCAAGCTCGACAAGATCATCGGCTTCAACGACGAGACGATCAGGAATGTCAGCCTTGTCTATGCGCTTAACAACGGCAAGGCGACGCAGGCCGACTTCTCCGGCGTCACCCGGACCGGGCAGGCTGTTGTCACGGAGATGACAAAGGGCGGGCAGAGTGGCACGTTCCATGTCACCAGCAGCGACGCCGGCTCGGTGGCACGGTTCGTCGATGTCTACGGCCACCTGAAAGGCGGCTTGCTCAATCTCAACCTTCGCGCCGACGGCGACGACAGCTGGGACGGGTCCATCGATATCAGGCGTTTTTCCATCGTCAACGAGAAGAAGCTGCAATCCATCGTCACGACGCCGGCGGGACGGGACGGCGAAAGCCTGAACTCCGCCGTCAAGCACGATATCGACACCAGCGCGCAGAATTTCCAGCGTGGTTTTGCGCACCTGTCCATCCGCAAGGGTGTGGTGTCCGTCGAGAACGGCGTCGTGCGCGGCGACCAGGTGGGGGCGACGTTCCAAGGAACGATCAAGGATGCCAAGGGCAACACCGACATGACCGGCACGTTCATGCCCGCCTACGGCTTGAACCGGCTGTTTGCCGAGGTGCCGATCGTCGGCTTCCTGCTTGGCAACGGTACCGACCGCGGCCTGATCGGCATCACCTTCAAACTGACGGGCCCATTCGATTCGCCCAACCTGGTGATCAACCCGCTCTCGGTCATCGCCCCCGGCATCTTCCGGCAGATTTTCGAATTCTAG